A DNA window from Undibacterium sp. YM2 contains the following coding sequences:
- a CDS encoding redoxin domain-containing protein gives MSMINSIAPELITSDWLNTDKAISLQSLRGKVVLLHSFQMLCPACVTHGLPQASAVRNEFLQQELAVIGLHTVFEHHQVMGKAALKAFIHEYRLRFPIAIDMPDPVSGIPLSMQKYGLRGTPSILLIDRQGRIRFHHFGHIDDLKLGSMLGQLVAETDATEELVSANEGKPKQAVGCNEDSCSLS, from the coding sequence ATGTCTATGATCAATAGCATCGCACCTGAACTGATCACTTCAGACTGGCTCAACACTGATAAAGCTATCAGCTTGCAGTCTTTACGCGGCAAAGTCGTGTTACTGCATAGTTTTCAAATGCTATGCCCTGCCTGTGTCACGCATGGTTTGCCACAGGCAAGCGCAGTAAGGAATGAATTTTTGCAACAAGAACTTGCGGTGATAGGATTGCACACGGTGTTTGAACATCATCAGGTGATGGGAAAAGCAGCCTTAAAAGCCTTCATCCATGAATACCGTTTACGCTTCCCGATTGCCATTGACATGCCAGATCCTGTCAGTGGAATACCTTTGAGCATGCAGAAATATGGCTTGCGCGGCACGCCAAGCATCTTGCTCATAGACCGGCAGGGGCGCATTAGATTTCATCACTTTGGCCACATTGATGATCTCAAATTAGGCAGCATGCTGGGCCAGTTGGTGGCAGAGACAGATGCTACAGAAGAGCTTGTCAGCGCGAATGAAGGCAAACCCAAGCAGGCCGTGGGATGCAATGAAGACTCGTGCAGTTTGTCTTAG
- a CDS encoding carboxymuconolactone decarboxylase family protein, with protein sequence MSHVQLINLKETSGTRHAILNDINTAFGATPNMFRAVANSTAALNSMWSAFAALGNGVIPAKLGEQIAVAIANQNQCEYCLAAHTVLGQKAGASASEMAAAQSGNSDDVKTDAALKFALKVVSQQAQINKDDVEALRSHGYDDEHIVEIMAHVALNLYTNYINVALDVPVDFPKIKLNAASKN encoded by the coding sequence ATGTCTCATGTTCAACTCATCAATCTCAAAGAAACATCTGGTACTCGCCATGCCATTTTGAATGACATTAATACTGCCTTTGGTGCCACACCAAATATGTTCCGCGCTGTCGCCAACTCTACGGCGGCGCTCAACAGCATGTGGTCTGCGTTTGCGGCCCTTGGCAATGGCGTCATCCCGGCAAAACTGGGAGAGCAAATTGCAGTTGCCATAGCAAATCAGAATCAGTGCGAATACTGCCTGGCAGCACATACCGTATTGGGACAAAAAGCAGGTGCCAGTGCCTCAGAAATGGCGGCAGCCCAATCAGGCAATTCAGACGACGTGAAAACTGATGCAGCACTTAAATTTGCATTGAAGGTAGTCAGTCAGCAGGCACAAATTAATAAAGACGATGTGGAAGCTTTACGGTCACATGGTTATGACGATGAACACATCGTTGAAATCATGGCCCACGTCGCTCTCAATCTGTACACCAACTATATCAATGTGGCACTGGATGTACCGGTTGATTTTCCCAAAATCAAGCTGAACGCAGCCAGCAAAAATTAA
- a CDS encoding MarR family winged helix-turn-helix transcriptional regulator, with amino-acid sequence MKKPAKHPWDETPATSERILDAIARIAGVLRSGTWQFATSEGLNPTQVDIIDMLAARKDAVRLSWIAEQLGVSTASASDSVSSLTAKGLVEKARAPDDGRAIALRLTSDGHALVKKIAGATGFASEAIAQLSPAAQEQTFTNLLNLIGTLQQAEHFPDIRACVTCAHFMPDRHEDVLAPHHCALVDAPLRKEQLRLDCPEHQQTANNIIRNNWKKIEMK; translated from the coding sequence ATGAAAAAGCCAGCCAAGCATCCATGGGACGAAACACCAGCAACCAGTGAACGCATACTGGATGCGATTGCCAGAATTGCCGGCGTATTGCGCTCGGGCACCTGGCAGTTCGCCACGTCTGAAGGTTTGAACCCTACCCAAGTCGATATCATAGACATGCTGGCGGCGCGCAAAGATGCTGTCAGGCTGTCATGGATAGCCGAGCAATTGGGTGTCAGCACGGCCAGTGCCAGCGACTCTGTGAGTTCATTGACTGCCAAAGGCTTGGTAGAAAAAGCCCGTGCACCAGACGATGGTCGCGCCATTGCCTTGAGACTCACTAGTGATGGTCATGCCCTGGTCAAAAAAATAGCTGGTGCAACCGGTTTTGCCAGCGAAGCCATAGCGCAATTATCACCTGCAGCACAAGAACAAACTTTTACCAACCTGTTAAACCTGATAGGCACACTGCAGCAAGCCGAACATTTTCCAGACATCCGCGCCTGTGTCACTTGTGCACACTTCATGCCGGACAGACACGAAGATGTGCTCGCACCCCACCATTGTGCCCTGGTGGATGCGCCTTTACGCAAAGAGCAATTGCGCCTGGATTGTCCTGAACATCAACAAACAGCAAACAACATCATTCGCAATAACTGGAAGAAAATCGAAATGAAATGA
- the murI gene encoding glutamate racemase has translation MASEEFSRSAPIGVFDSGLGGLSVLQHIRQTLPHEALLYVADSGFAPYGDKTSAEILERSIAVTDFLLRKKIKALVVACNTATAAAIKHLRLHYPDLIIVGMEPGLKPASLLSKTKKVGVLATLSTIQSEKYQHLSTKLSAETGVEFIPQACVGLVDQIEKAEANADETRLLLKKYLTPLLDAKVDTLVLGCTHYPFVAGLIQKLASAHVPDGGPIKLIDTGKAVASQIQRLLAERDLTTRNSDTPHINAYTSGNPEKLKHACTQWINIPEDKLSVSSFST, from the coding sequence ATGGCATCAGAGGAATTTTCACGCTCTGCTCCGATTGGAGTATTTGATTCTGGCCTTGGTGGACTGTCGGTTTTGCAGCACATACGCCAGACCCTGCCACATGAAGCATTGCTGTATGTGGCAGATTCAGGTTTTGCACCTTATGGTGACAAGACCAGTGCGGAGATTCTGGAGCGTAGCATCGCTGTCACAGATTTTTTGTTGAGAAAAAAAATCAAGGCACTGGTAGTTGCCTGCAATACGGCAACCGCCGCCGCCATCAAGCACCTGCGATTACATTACCCTGACCTCATTATTGTTGGCATGGAACCCGGTTTAAAACCGGCAAGCCTGCTCAGCAAGACAAAGAAAGTCGGTGTACTAGCCACCCTCTCCACAATACAAAGCGAAAAGTATCAGCACTTGAGCACAAAGTTAAGTGCAGAGACCGGCGTGGAATTTATTCCGCAAGCCTGCGTAGGCCTGGTCGATCAAATAGAAAAAGCCGAAGCAAATGCGGATGAAACCCGGCTTTTACTGAAAAAATATTTGACCCCTTTGCTTGACGCAAAAGTCGATACACTGGTACTGGGTTGCACACATTATCCTTTTGTAGCTGGCCTCATACAGAAGCTCGCGTCTGCGCATGTTCCTGACGGCGGACCCATCAAACTCATCGATACCGGAAAAGCCGTCGCATCCCAAATACAACGTTTGCTAGCTGAACGCGATCTGACAACCAGAAATAGCGATACTCCCCACATTAATGCTTACACCAGCGGCAATCCAGAAAAGCTGAAACACGCCTGTACCCAGTGGATTAACATACCAGAAGACAAATTAAGTGTTTCCAGCTTCAGCACCTGA
- a CDS encoding fumarate hydratase produces MTVIKQDDLIESVAAALQYISYYHPADYIAHLARAYEAEQSPAAKDAIAQILTNSRMCAEGRRPICQDTGIVNVFLKIGMSVRFEGFSGSIIDAVNEGVRRGYNDPDNKLRASIVADPHFERKNTKDNTPAVVHMELVPGDTVDVKVAAKGGGSENKTKFVMLNPSDSLIDWVMKTVPTMGAGWCPPGMLGIGIGGTAEKAMLMAKESLMDDIDMYELKQRGPQNKTEELRIELCDKINALGIGAQGLGGLTTVLDVKINMYPTHAASKPVAMIPNCAATRHAHFVLDGSGPSYIEPPKLSDWPDVSWAPDTEKSKRVDLNTLTKEEVASWKPGQTLLLNGKMLTGRDAAHKRIQDMLAKGESLPVDFTNRVIYYVGPVDPVRDEAVGPAGPTTATRMDKFTDMMLEKTGLISMIGKAERGPVAIESIRKHQSAYLMAVGGAAYLVSKAIKSATVVGFADLGMEAIYEFDVVDMPVTVAVDSSGTSVHNTGPKEWQAKIGIIPVSAS; encoded by the coding sequence ATGACAGTCATCAAGCAAGACGATCTGATCGAGTCCGTAGCCGCAGCGCTGCAATACATCAGTTACTATCATCCAGCCGACTATATCGCCCATCTGGCACGCGCCTATGAAGCCGAGCAAAGCCCGGCAGCAAAAGATGCGATTGCACAAATCCTGACCAACTCGCGCATGTGCGCAGAAGGCCGCCGTCCAATTTGCCAGGACACAGGTATCGTCAATGTATTCCTGAAAATCGGCATGAGTGTACGCTTTGAAGGTTTCAGTGGTTCCATCATCGATGCAGTCAACGAAGGTGTGCGTCGTGGTTATAACGACCCTGACAATAAACTGCGCGCCTCTATCGTCGCAGACCCGCACTTTGAACGCAAAAACACCAAGGACAATACACCTGCCGTAGTACACATGGAACTGGTTCCTGGCGATACTGTCGATGTCAAAGTCGCAGCCAAAGGGGGCGGCTCTGAGAACAAAACCAAGTTCGTCATGCTGAACCCTTCCGATTCACTGATCGACTGGGTCATGAAAACCGTGCCGACCATGGGCGCGGGCTGGTGTCCTCCTGGCATGCTGGGTATAGGCATAGGTGGCACTGCAGAAAAAGCCATGCTGATGGCGAAAGAATCCTTGATGGATGACATCGACATGTATGAGCTCAAGCAACGCGGCCCACAAAACAAGACTGAAGAATTGCGTATAGAACTGTGCGACAAGATCAATGCTCTGGGCATAGGCGCACAAGGTCTGGGCGGCTTGACGACAGTGCTCGACGTCAAGATCAATATGTACCCTACCCATGCGGCATCCAAGCCGGTTGCCATGATCCCCAACTGCGCTGCAACACGTCATGCGCATTTTGTGCTCGACGGTTCTGGTCCCAGCTATATAGAACCACCAAAACTGTCTGACTGGCCAGATGTAAGCTGGGCACCTGATACAGAAAAATCCAAACGCGTTGATCTGAACACCCTGACCAAGGAAGAAGTCGCCTCCTGGAAGCCAGGCCAGACTTTGCTCCTGAACGGCAAAATGCTGACTGGCCGCGATGCAGCCCACAAGCGCATTCAGGACATGCTGGCCAAGGGCGAGTCACTGCCTGTCGATTTCACCAACCGCGTGATTTACTACGTGGGCCCGGTTGATCCTGTACGTGATGAAGCAGTTGGCCCGGCCGGCCCGACGACCGCCACCCGCATGGATAAATTTACCGACATGATGCTGGAAAAAACCGGCCTGATTTCCATGATAGGCAAGGCAGAGCGCGGCCCGGTCGCCATAGAATCCATACGCAAACACCAGTCAGCATATTTGATGGCTGTTGGCGGTGCGGCTTACCTGGTTTCCAAGGCGATCAAATCAGCTACGGTAGTTGGTTTTGCTGACCTGGGCATGGAAGCGATCTATGAATTTGATGTCGTCGATATGCCAGTCACGGTTGCGGTTGATTCCAGCGGCACATCCGTACACAATACCGGCCCGAAAGAATGGCAAGCGAAGATAGGCATCATCCCTGTCAGCGCATCCTGA
- a CDS encoding YqhA family protein yields MTKPVSSTKLSPLASLIFFSRWLQLPLYLGLILAQCVYVFHFWVELVDLIGAAMGNESALKHILDAVSTGGTRPNKLTETTIMLVVLGLIDVVMISNLLIMVIIGGYETFVSRLGLDGHPDQPEWLSHVNASVLKVKLAMAIIGISSIHLLKTFINAGNYGGDVILAQTGIHMVFLLSALAIAHCDRIMTHTALAADKH; encoded by the coding sequence ATGACCAAACCAGTTTCTTCAACCAAACTATCGCCTCTTGCCAGCCTGATTTTTTTTAGCCGTTGGCTGCAGCTACCACTTTATCTCGGATTAATACTTGCGCAATGCGTTTATGTATTCCACTTCTGGGTAGAACTCGTGGATTTGATAGGCGCAGCAATGGGTAACGAATCCGCGCTGAAGCATATACTGGACGCAGTTTCCACCGGTGGCACCAGGCCAAACAAACTCACAGAAACCACCATCATGCTGGTCGTGCTTGGCTTGATTGACGTCGTCATGATTTCCAACCTGCTCATCATGGTCATTATTGGCGGTTATGAGACTTTTGTGTCTCGCCTGGGCCTGGATGGACATCCTGACCAGCCCGAATGGCTGTCTCATGTCAATGCATCAGTACTTAAAGTCAAACTGGCCATGGCGATTATTGGCATTTCATCCATCCATTTATTAAAAACTTTTATCAATGCAGGCAATTATGGAGGTGATGTCATACTTGCCCAGACTGGCATACACATGGTGTTTCTGTTATCGGCCCTGGCAATTGCACATTGCGATCGCATCATGACGCATACCGCACTGGCGGCCGATAAACATTGA
- the acs gene encoding acetate--CoA ligase, with protein sequence MSDLNAAQAEAKTESRVFYPPAAFVANAAIPSMEAYDALCKEAEQDYEGFWARLARENLHWHKDFNTVLDESTAPLYKWFEDGLLNVSYNCLDVNLQKGNGDKVALIFEADGGEVTKVTYKDLHAKVCQFANGLKSLGISKGDRVVIYMPMSVEGVVAMQACARIGATHSVVFGGFSAKSLQERIVDVGAVAVITADEQVRGGKHLPLKAIVDEALALGDCEKVKNVVIYKRTGGNINVAAGRDVWMHELVAAQAAVCEPEWVSAEHPLFILYTSGSTGKPKGVQHSSGGYLLWAILTMKWTFDVKPSDVFWCTADIGWVTGHTYITYGPLAAGATEIVFEGVPTFPNAGRFWSMIEKHKATIFYTAPTAIRSLIKAADADANIHPNKFDLSSLRLLGSVGEPINPEAWMWYYNNIGRTNCPIVDTFWQTETGGHMMTPLPGATPMVPGSCTLPLPGIMSAIVDETGHDLPNGQGGILVVKRPWPSMIRTIWGDPERFKKSYFPEEFGGKVYLAGDGAIRNKDTGYFTITGRIDDVLNVSGHRMGTMEIESALVANPLVAEAAVVGKPDETTGEAICAFVVLKRARPTGDEAKQIATELRNWVAKEIGPIAKPKEIRFGDNLPKTRSGKIMRRLLRVLAKGEEITQDISTLENPAILEQLKQAQ encoded by the coding sequence ATGTCTGACCTCAACGCTGCGCAAGCTGAAGCTAAAACAGAATCCCGCGTTTTTTACCCACCGGCAGCATTTGTTGCCAATGCGGCTATCCCAAGCATGGAAGCGTATGACGCGCTATGCAAAGAAGCTGAGCAAGATTATGAAGGCTTCTGGGCACGTCTGGCACGCGAAAATTTGCACTGGCATAAAGATTTCAATACCGTGCTGGATGAATCCACAGCACCCTTGTACAAATGGTTTGAAGATGGTTTGCTGAATGTGTCTTACAACTGCCTGGATGTGAATCTGCAGAAAGGCAATGGCGATAAAGTAGCGCTGATTTTTGAGGCGGATGGTGGTGAAGTCACCAAGGTGACATACAAGGACCTACATGCAAAAGTCTGCCAGTTCGCCAATGGCCTGAAGTCTCTGGGTATTAGTAAGGGTGACCGTGTTGTGATCTACATGCCCATGTCTGTTGAGGGCGTGGTTGCCATGCAGGCCTGCGCACGCATAGGTGCAACACACTCTGTAGTGTTTGGTGGTTTCTCGGCAAAATCCTTGCAAGAGCGTATTGTGGATGTGGGGGCGGTCGCTGTTATCACGGCCGATGAACAAGTCCGTGGTGGCAAGCATTTGCCTTTAAAAGCGATTGTGGATGAAGCACTCGCTCTGGGCGATTGCGAGAAAGTGAAAAATGTCGTCATCTATAAACGCACTGGTGGAAACATCAATGTTGCGGCAGGACGTGATGTATGGATGCATGAACTGGTAGCCGCCCAGGCGGCAGTGTGTGAGCCTGAATGGGTCAGCGCAGAACATCCTCTTTTCATACTGTATACGTCAGGCTCTACCGGCAAACCAAAAGGTGTGCAGCATTCATCGGGTGGTTATTTGCTGTGGGCTATCCTGACAATGAAATGGACTTTCGATGTCAAGCCCTCAGATGTGTTCTGGTGTACTGCTGATATAGGCTGGGTAACAGGTCACACCTATATTACCTATGGCCCGCTGGCAGCAGGCGCCACTGAAATCGTGTTTGAAGGCGTACCTACTTTCCCCAATGCCGGGCGTTTCTGGAGCATGATAGAAAAACACAAGGCCACCATTTTCTATACTGCGCCAACAGCGATACGTTCGCTGATCAAGGCTGCGGATGCTGACGCCAATATTCATCCTAATAAATTTGATTTATCATCCTTGCGCTTGCTGGGCTCTGTAGGTGAGCCTATCAACCCTGAAGCCTGGATGTGGTACTACAATAATATAGGTCGCACCAATTGCCCTATTGTTGATACCTTCTGGCAGACAGAAACAGGTGGTCACATGATGACGCCTTTGCCAGGTGCCACGCCTATGGTGCCGGGTTCCTGTACTTTGCCTTTGCCAGGCATCATGTCTGCTATTGTTGATGAGACAGGCCATGATTTACCGAACGGACAGGGTGGTATCCTGGTTGTCAAGCGTCCATGGCCGTCGATGATACGCACGATCTGGGGCGATCCTGAGCGCTTCAAGAAAAGTTACTTCCCGGAAGAGTTCGGCGGCAAAGTCTATCTGGCCGGTGACGGTGCGATACGCAATAAAGATACCGGTTATTTCACTATCACTGGCCGCATTGATGATGTGCTGAATGTATCGGGTCACCGCATGGGCACCATGGAGATTGAATCTGCCCTGGTGGCGAACCCACTGGTGGCTGAAGCTGCTGTCGTAGGCAAGCCTGATGAAACAACAGGGGAGGCGATTTGCGCCTTCGTGGTATTGAAGCGTGCACGCCCGACTGGTGATGAAGCCAAGCAAATTGCGACCGAATTGCGCAACTGGGTAGCGAAAGAAATTGGCCCTATCGCCAAGCCCAAGGAAATCCGCTTTGGTGATAATTTGCCCAAGACACGCTCTGGCAAGATCATGCGTCGCTTGCTGCGGGTGTTGGCAAAAGGTGAAGAGATCACCCAGGATATTTCTACACTGGAAAATCCAGCTATTCTGGAGCAACTGAAGCAAGCGCAATAA
- a CDS encoding MoxR family ATPase, whose amino-acid sequence MTQAPTTLRFDGADNYVATDDLKLAVNAALSLQRPLLIKGEPGTGKTMLAEEVAAALNMPLMQWHIKSTTKAQQGLYEYDAVSRLRDSQLGDERVKDIHNYIVKGVLWQAFTADEPVVLLIDEIDKADIEFPNDLLRELDRMEFYVYETREMVRAKHRPLVIITSNNEKELPDAFLRRCFFHYIKFPDKETMQKIVDVHFPKLKSDLLAQALQTFYEIRDVAGLKKKPSTSEFIDWLKLLLAEDIPAEAMRSKDNKAIVPPLHGALLKNEQDVHLFERLVFMSRTNR is encoded by the coding sequence ATGACACAAGCGCCAACTACTTTACGCTTTGACGGTGCCGACAATTATGTCGCTACCGATGATTTGAAACTGGCAGTCAATGCCGCCCTGAGTCTGCAACGCCCACTACTGATCAAGGGTGAGCCTGGCACAGGCAAAACCATGCTGGCGGAAGAAGTCGCTGCAGCCCTGAATATGCCCCTGATGCAATGGCATATCAAATCCACGACCAAGGCACAACAGGGATTGTATGAGTACGATGCTGTTTCGCGCCTGCGTGACTCGCAACTCGGCGATGAAAGAGTCAAGGACATCCACAACTATATCGTCAAAGGTGTGCTGTGGCAGGCCTTTACTGCTGACGAGCCCGTGGTTTTACTCATCGATGAAATCGATAAGGCCGACATAGAATTCCCGAATGACTTGTTGCGCGAGCTGGACCGTATGGAGTTTTATGTCTATGAAACCCGTGAGATGGTGCGCGCCAAGCATCGCCCACTGGTCATCATTACTTCCAACAATGAAAAAGAACTACCAGACGCCTTCCTGCGCCGCTGCTTCTTCCATTACATCAAATTCCCGGACAAGGAAACGATGCAAAAGATCGTCGATGTCCACTTCCCAAAATTAAAGTCAGACTTGCTGGCGCAGGCACTGCAAACCTTTTATGAAATCCGCGACGTTGCCGGCCTCAAGAAAAAACCTTCCACTTCAGAGTTCATAGACTGGTTGAAGCTCTTATTGGCTGAAGATATACCCGCAGAAGCCATGCGCAGCAAGGATAATAAGGCGATCGTCCCTCCCCTGCATGGTGCCTTGCTGAAAAATGAACAGGATGTGCATTTGTTTGAGCGCCTGGTATTCATGTCACGTACCAATCGCTGA
- a CDS encoding cytochrome c, with translation MKKLFALLAMASLAQAATAADPVGNPKDAADKKIAMCIGCHGIPGYKASFPEVYQVPMIGGQSAKYIESALKAYQKGDRKHPSMRGIAGSLTEQDIADLAAYYSQQK, from the coding sequence ATGAAAAAATTGTTTGCACTCCTCGCTATGGCGAGCCTCGCTCAAGCTGCTACTGCGGCAGATCCGGTTGGCAATCCTAAAGATGCTGCTGATAAAAAAATCGCGATGTGTATTGGTTGCCATGGTATTCCTGGCTACAAAGCGAGTTTCCCTGAGGTATATCAGGTGCCTATGATAGGCGGGCAATCTGCCAAATATATAGAAAGCGCCTTGAAGGCTTATCAAAAAGGCGATCGCAAGCATCCATCCATGCGCGGTATTGCTGGCAGCCTGACTGAGCAGGACATCGCAGATCTGGCGGCATATTACTCTCAACAAAAATAA
- a CDS encoding cytochrome c, with the protein MKKTLLMATLLSTLSFAVHAGGNIEAGKEAAKKFNCASCHGDNYSKPIDPSYPKLAGQHADYIAQALHAYQRGGDAANGRSNPTMATQAKALSNQDIQNIAAYLHSLPSELVLKK; encoded by the coding sequence ATGAAGAAAACTCTGTTGATGGCAACTTTGTTGTCCACCTTGTCTTTCGCAGTTCATGCGGGCGGCAATATAGAAGCCGGTAAAGAAGCGGCAAAAAAATTCAATTGCGCTTCTTGTCATGGCGACAATTACTCCAAGCCTATCGATCCTAGCTATCCTAAGTTAGCTGGTCAGCACGCCGATTACATTGCCCAGGCTTTGCACGCCTACCAGCGTGGAGGTGATGCAGCAAATGGCCGTTCTAACCCAACCATGGCTACGCAGGCCAAGGCCTTGTCTAACCAGGATATACAAAATATCGCCGCTTACCTGCATAGCTTGCCAAGCGAGCTGGTGTTGAAGAAATAA
- a CDS encoding cupin domain-containing protein, producing the protein MKKNTIPLPLLGGITAEEFLSEYWHKKPLLIRQAIPDFQPLIPKADLFDMAGRDDVESRLISFFNKHWEMKSGPQASIPVKEKKDWTLLVQGVNLHDDKADALLRQFRFIPDSRLDDLMISFAADGGGVGPHFDSYDVFLLQAHGQRKWRIGAQKDLTLIDGMPLKILRNFKAEQEFVLEPGDMLYLPPKYAHDGIAIGECMTYSIGFRAPSYQELGESFLHFMSDSIDLPGRYADPDLKVSTKPAEISNEMLEQVAEEIAKIQFTDDDVLIFLGEHLTEPKPSVFFTGPEKPLAPKRFHQSALKNGLKLSRKSLMLYKGKHIFINGESFAVGKEDKICLSKLANQRELDGADLANISADAIETFCLWYEDGWLDIRQ; encoded by the coding sequence ATGAAAAAAAATACCATCCCCCTGCCCCTGCTGGGCGGCATTACAGCAGAAGAGTTTCTCAGCGAATACTGGCACAAGAAGCCCTTGCTGATACGCCAGGCTATCCCTGACTTTCAGCCTCTGATCCCAAAAGCTGACCTGTTTGACATGGCTGGCCGTGACGATGTTGAGTCCAGGCTCATCAGCTTCTTCAACAAACACTGGGAAATGAAGTCTGGCCCACAAGCCAGCATACCAGTCAAGGAAAAGAAAGACTGGACGCTGCTGGTACAAGGCGTTAATTTGCATGATGACAAGGCTGATGCCCTGCTCAGGCAATTCCGCTTCATCCCTGACAGCCGTCTTGATGACCTGATGATCAGCTTTGCGGCAGATGGCGGCGGTGTTGGACCGCATTTTGATTCTTATGATGTATTCCTGCTACAGGCGCATGGTCAACGCAAATGGCGCATAGGTGCGCAAAAAGACTTGACGCTGATTGATGGCATGCCTCTCAAGATTTTGCGCAACTTTAAGGCTGAGCAAGAATTTGTGCTTGAGCCGGGCGACATGCTGTATCTACCGCCAAAATATGCGCATGATGGCATCGCCATCGGTGAATGTATGACTTACTCCATTGGCTTCCGTGCGCCGTCTTACCAGGAACTGGGTGAGTCCTTCCTGCACTTCATGTCTGACTCGATAGACTTGCCAGGAAGATATGCTGACCCTGATTTGAAAGTCAGCACCAAACCGGCAGAAATCAGCAATGAAATGCTGGAACAGGTTGCTGAAGAAATTGCCAAGATTCAATTTACTGACGATGACGTACTCATTTTCCTGGGTGAGCACCTGACAGAACCCAAACCCAGTGTTTTCTTCACTGGGCCGGAAAAACCTCTGGCGCCTAAACGTTTCCATCAGTCAGCCCTGAAAAATGGCCTGAAGCTGTCACGCAAGTCGCTGATGTTATATAAAGGAAAACATATTTTCATCAATGGCGAATCATTCGCGGTTGGCAAGGAAGACAAGATTTGTCTGAGCAAATTGGCAAATCAAAGAGAGCTGGATGGTGCTGATCTGGCGAATATTTCCGCAGATGCGATAGAAACTTTCTGCCTTTGGTATGAAGACGGCTGGCTGGATATACGTCAATGA
- a CDS encoding peptidylprolyl isomerase — MKIGKNSVVTAVYTLKDAQDNLIEEGQEPMVYLHGGYDNVFPKIEEALEGKEKGFSTIIQLNPEDAFGDYDAALVKVEPRDRFPSPLEVGMQFEGMPEESDDDADEDNAHIFTVTDIADDKVVLDGNHPLAGIALRFSLTVEDVRAASEEEVAHGHVHGAHGHHHDDDDEDDGAGDEYRSHQLH, encoded by the coding sequence ATGAAGATAGGCAAAAATTCAGTTGTTACTGCAGTCTATACCTTGAAAGACGCACAAGACAATCTGATAGAAGAAGGTCAGGAGCCTATGGTTTACCTGCATGGCGGGTATGACAATGTGTTTCCCAAGATAGAAGAAGCCCTGGAAGGCAAGGAAAAGGGCTTCAGCACCATTATCCAGTTAAACCCTGAAGATGCCTTTGGTGACTATGATGCCGCCCTGGTGAAAGTGGAACCGCGTGATCGCTTTCCTTCACCATTGGAAGTTGGCATGCAGTTTGAAGGCATGCCGGAAGAGTCGGATGATGATGCCGATGAAGACAATGCCCATATTTTTACCGTCACGGATATCGCGGATGACAAGGTCGTACTGGATGGCAATCACCCGCTGGCAGGCATAGCCTTGCGCTTTAGTTTGACGGTAGAAGATGTGCGTGCTGCTTCTGAAGAAGAAGTCGCTCACGGTCACGTGCATGGCGCTCATGGCCATCATCATGACGATGATGATGAGGATGATGGTGCGGGCGACGAATATCGTAGTCACCAGTTGCACTGA